The window ctgatttaaaaaaaaaaaaacacaactatgaATGACATTTTGGGGAAATTCATAAATTATTGGATATTAGACAGTATTagggaatttttcatttttttggccAGATAACAGTATTGTGGTTATACAGGATTACTCTTAGGAGACCAGGATGAAGTACTTAGACGTGAAGGTCATGTGTCTGCAGTTGACTCTTAAATACAgttatattatacatacacacctaAAGCCAACGTTGCAACATGTTAACAACTGTTGAATTGATGGGTATACTCGTGTGTTCACTACACtactctttcaattttttttgtatacTTCCAACTTGTCCTAGAAATCAACCattagaagaaatttttttttatttttattttttttatttttttaacgtttatttatttttgagacagagagagacagagcatgaaggggggaggggcagagagagaaggagacacagaatcggaagcaggttccaggctctgagccatcagcccagagcctgacgcagggctcaaactcacagaccgcgagatcgtgacctgagctgaagtcggacgcccaaccgattgcgccacccaggcgccccagaagaaattttaaaaatgaactgcatcttggggtgcctgggcggttcagttggttaagcatccaacttcggttcaggtcatgatctggctcacggtttatgagttcgagcccccatgtcgggatctgtgctgacagctcagagcctggagcctgcttcatattctgtgtctccctctctcttgaccctcccccattcacagtctgtctctttctcgctctctcaaaaataagcagacataaaaaaaatgtttttaatgaattgCATTTTATCAACCCAGCCTGTATAGAAACTTgcactcatggggcacctgggtggctcggtcagttgagcatccgacttcggctcaggtcatgatctctcggtctgtgagttcgagccctgcgtcaggctctgtgctgacagctcagagcctggagcctgcttctgattctgtgtctccctctctctctgctcctccctgattcatgctctgtctctgtctcagaaataaataaacattaaaaaaaaaaaaaaaaagaaagaaagaaacttgcaCTCATAATCACCATCTCCTCTCAAACCCTGAAGGACCCCACCAAGGTGAAAAAGAATCTGAGACATGCTgggaaatgaatataaattaagGATTTAttacaaaatgcaaaatgttaGTTTCTCATTGTCAGTGATCCAAGAAAACAAGGCCATGAGCCCTGGGTGTGGCTAGGGGCAAAAAAACAGGTTTAGGAGCGGGCTGACAGGCACTGGTTCACAACCTCCAACAGGTGGGTATTCTCTAGGGCAGCTGCCACCCGTTCCTTATCCGCAAGCTGCTTGTTCACTggacaggaaggaagagaggaggatcAAAGCCAGGCTCTGGCCAGCCTGCCGGCCAACCCGACTTCTAAGCCtttgtatgcatatacacactcGCACCAACCTACTGTCACCTCCTTCCCAGGACCCAGAGCTTTGACCAAGCTACCCAAACCACCTGAACCCACACCTATCCCACCCTATTGAGATCCCTTCCACCTGGCTGCTCATGTCTGTTGCCTCATGTACTATAAAGTCTGACACATCCTGGTCCTGTGTACTTAGGAGAGGAAAAGGGCAGGGATGGAAGAACGTGGTAAGCACAGGAGACTTAAGTCAGGCCAGCTTCACTCTAGGTTGCCACCTCCAATGAGGAGTTACCCACCCAGTCGGCCTCCTTCCATCTTGCCCTACAACCCACCATGGCAAGGGGGAAGCCACAGGGCCAATGCCTCAACATCAGCCCACACTTACCTGCGTGCTCTGAGGCATGGGTCCCTGGTGTAATGTGCACGTCCATCTGGGAGGGAGACAGGTGAGGCCTGAGCACTCATCCCTGTCTACTCCcttgtcccctctcccccattcaccaCCTTCCACTGATCCTATGTCCTAATCATGACTGTGGACTCTGGACCTTCCATTatgccccacacccacccacagcCGCTCCATCATCTCTTTCCAAAGAACTGGCTGACTGCTGTTGATTTAAAGGGTTGCCTGTGCCCCAACCCTGCTCCAAATCTATATACAGCTTCCTACTTCCCTTCCTGCCAAACTCACTACTTTTCTGCACTTTCCAGCTCAGGCCGTTATACTTGTTGTCCCATTCAAGTGTAAAGGCTCCTCCCAGTTTCATCTCTGCTTGTTGGGATCCTGGCTGGCCTCACTTTGATGTCCATGTTCATGCTCTCCATGTCCTCCTCAGTAGCAGAAGCTCACCCCTGTTCCACCCCTGGGCCCCAGTTCCAATTCACCTTGAAACGCTGGGGAAGAGATCGAAGAAGCTTGACTTTGATGGACAGGCCAATAAGGGTGGCCATGCTGCAGTGCGGAATGGTGGGTGTGAACGCCACGGCCACCGTGCTCTCGGGGTCGCTCACCTGGTTGAGGGAATGAGATCTCAGGAGgaggccctccctcctccttagTGTGTTGCTTCACGCTAATCGTCTAACTTCtacaggcctcagtttcctcatgcaTAAAATGGGCACAGCAATCCCCCCTTCCCAAGATCCCCTGAGGAGTCCGTGAGCTGA is drawn from Felis catus isolate Fca126 chromosome E2, F.catus_Fca126_mat1.0, whole genome shotgun sequence and contains these coding sequences:
- the CIAO2B gene encoding cytosolic iron-sulfur assembly component 2B isoform X1; this translates as MVGGGGVGGGLLENANPLIYERSGERPVTAGEEDEQVPDSIDAREIFDLIRSINDPEHPLTLEELNVVEQVRVQVSDPESTVAVAFTPTIPHCSMATLIGLSIKVKLLRSLPQRFKMDVHITPGTHASEHAVNKQLADKERVAAALENTHLLEVVNQCLSARS